One Rosa chinensis cultivar Old Blush chromosome 5, RchiOBHm-V2, whole genome shotgun sequence genomic region harbors:
- the LOC112202102 gene encoding uncharacterized protein LOC112202102 translates to MNLGDLNKVWEIRALKRKDRQEEASKMLDKIAKQVQPIMRKHKWRVKLLSEMCPTNPSLLGLNVNRGVHVKLRLRRPNRDLDFYPFDQVLDTMLHELCHNVHGPHDAKFYKLWDELRKECEELMTKGVTGTAEGFDLPGRRLGSVTRQPPLSSLRKTALAAAEKRAVLGSLMPSGPRRLGGDSSMMAALSPVQAAAMAAERRLQDDIWCGSAFAGASEDGECNSGTSEDCENIGASGQSSDTLPQKRSRIPNKNTSSRSSKVHLGSEFVDLSNDDSVSGSAMRSQKRSRESETSSFPLSNCHLESSFVDLLGISTSGSEPNNDGTHNLGESAMWQCGTCTLLNPPLAPVCELCSTQRPKDVGTSYKIWSCKFCTLENSVKLEKCSACGQWRYSHGPPIATQPPNLGT, encoded by the exons ATGAATTTGGGCGACTTGAACAAGGTGTGGGAGATCAGAGCGCTGAAAAGAAAGGATCGGCAAGAAGAAGCCAGCAAGATGCTAGACAAAATCGCCAAACAGGTCCAGCCCATTATGCGCAAACACAAATGGCGTGTCAAGCTTCTCTCTGAGATGTG CCCAACCAATCCTTCTCTTCTCGGGTTGAATGTGAACCGCGGTGTGCATGTGAAGCTGAGGCTGCGTAGGCCGAATAGGGATTTGGATTTCTATCCCTTTGATCAAGTTCTTGATACAATGCTTCACGAGCTTTGCCACAATGTTCACGGTCCTCACGATGCCAAATTCTACAAGCTATGGGATGAACTTAGGAAG GAATGCGAGGAGCTGATGACTAAGGGTGTAACTGGCACTGCGGAGGGGTTTGATCTTCCAGGGAGGCGTTTGGGAAGTGTTACACGTCAACCCCCTCTTTCATCTCTCCGCAAAACTGCACTTGCTGCTGCAGAAAAGAGAGCGGTTTTGGGATCTTTGATGCCATCTGGACCTAGGCGTCTTGGTGGTGATAGCTCTATGATGGCTGCACTTAGTCCGGTGCAAGCCGCTGCAATGGCTGCCGAGAGAAGATTGCAGGATGATATCTGGTGTGGTTCAGCATTTGCTGGAGCTTCTGAGGATGGAGAATGCAACTCTGGTACATCAGAGGACTGTGAAAACATAGGTGCAAGTGGACAATCCTCAGATACATTACCACAAAAAAGAAGTCGCATACCTAATAAGAACACTTCTTCTCGATCATCCAAAGTCCATTTAGGATCTGAGTTTGTAGATCTATCCAACGACGACTCTGTATCTGGTTCTGCCATGAGATCTCAGAAAAGAAGTCGTGAATCAGAAACCAGTTCATTCCCTCTATCCAATTGTCATCTAGAATCTAGTTTTGTGGATTTGTTGGGTATTTCAACCTCTGGGTCTGAACCTAATAATGATGGAACACATAATCTTGGAGAATCTGCTATGTGGCAGTGTGGAACATGCACTTTGTTAAATCCG CCATTAGCTCCAGTATGCGAGCTTTGTAGCACACAGAGACCAAAAGATGTTGGTACAAGTTACAAAATCTGGTCATGTAAATTCTGCACTTTGGAAAACAGTGTGAAGTTGGAGAAATGCTCAGCATGCGGACAGTGGAGATACTCGCATGGTCCACCAATTGCAACCCAACCACCAAATCTGGGCACTTGA